CAATCCCACCGGTGAGCCCGCCGGCAGCCCGGGCCTCACGCACCTGGTGCAGTTCGACCTCGGCTACACCTTCTCCTTCTGACCCATTCCTATGCGACCCTTCCGTTCCATCGCGCTCCTCGTTGCCGCGGTGCCTGCCCTCGCGTTCGCGCAAGGCGCCTCTCCGGCGCAGCCGCCGGCCGCTCCGGGGCCGGATGCGACCGCGCCGGCCTCTCCTTCACCGGCCGAGCCGCCGGAGCGTCAGCGCACCGAGCGCGACGCGCCGGCCGTGCCCCAGTCCCAGCCTGAAGCCACGCCGGCGACTCCGGCCGCGCCCGCCGTCACCGGTGAGGACGACACCGACAACGCGCCGTCCTCGCAGGCTCCGGAAGCCCAGGCTCCGGCCGCCACGCCTCCCACGGACGCGCCGGTGCTGGACTCCGGCGAGGCGCCGCGCACCACGGACGCGCAGCAGCAGCGGCTGGTGAATGGCGCGCCGCTCTACAACCCGAACGTCAACGTCCACATCGTCCAGAAGAAGCGCTTCGCGGACGAGGGCAAGCACGAGCTGGTGCTCTATCCCGCCGCCGTGCAGGTGAACGGCAAGTTCACCAACCACGTGGGCACCGCGCTGAATTACGTCTACCACCTGCAGGAGAACTTCGCGCTCCAGGTGGGCGGCCAGTACAACTGGTACTCGGACGAGAGCGACTTCAACCTGGAGCTCATCGACAAGGTGCGCGAGCAGGCCCAGGCCGCTTCGTCGCTGCTCCTCCAGTGGGGCGCGCACGCGGGCGTCGAAGTGACGCCGCTCTACGGCAAGTTCGCCTTCTTCAACAACTCGCTGGCGCAGTTCAGCGTGGTGCTCTCAGGCGGCGCGGGCATCGGCAAGACGCGCCACCTCATCCGCCCGGAGGTGGCGAACGAGGTGGACGGCGAGACGTACCAGGTGCCCGCGCGCTTCGGCGACACGGGCAACAAGTTCCTGGGTGAGGTGGGCGGCGGCTTCCGCGTGCAGTTCGGTGAGCACTACGCCCTGCGCCTGGAGGTCCGCGACCTCATCTACACCGCGCGCGTGGACAAGGTGGACGGCTGCAACCTGGCGGACTTCGAGGCGCTGGAGGCCGCGCGTGCCGCCAACCAGCCCTTCGACGGCCTCAACCTGAGCGGCAGCTGCAAGGTGTCCAAGTTCGACGGCGTGGACCCGAAGACGAAGAAGAACTACCGCGAGGACATCATCCTCGGGCGGGATCTCGTCGCCGAGCCTTCGTCGGACGTCCTCAACAACGTCAGCTTCTACGCTGGCTTCTCGGTGCTCTTCTAACCATGTCCCGACTGCTCCGACTCCTCGTCGTCCTCGGGCCCCTCGCCGTGCCCTCGATGGCCCTCGCCCAGCAGGACGTGGGCACCTACAACCGCGCGCTGTCCGCCTTCAACGAAGGCAAGCTGGACACCGCCGCCCCCCTCTTCGCGCAGCTGGCGGAAGGGCAGGACGCGGACCTGAAGGGCAAGGCCGAGTTCTACCTGGCGCAGACCTTCGCCAAGAAGGAGCTGCCCGTCGCGGCCTTCATCTCCTACGCGGCCATCGTCAACGCCGGCCCCAAGCACCCCTCGTACCTGAAGGCCATCGAGGGGCTGGTGGACATGCAGCAGCGGCTGGATGAGCAGAACCTCATCCCCAGCATCCTCAACCAGGCCTACACCGACGAGGTGCGCGACCAGTGGGTCACGCTGCCCAAGGAGGTCCTGGCGCGCATCAACTACCTGGTCGGCACCGCCAGCCAGCGCCGCATGCGCTTCGAGGAGTCCCGCGCGCTGCTGGAGGCCGTGCCCGCCGACAGCCGCGTCTACGCGAAGGCCCGCTACCTGCTGGGCACCGTGCTCGCGGACCCGCGCTTCCCGGGGCGTCCCGGGGAAGGGGAGACGCTGGACAAGGAGGCCATCGCCGCGTTCCAGGCCGTGCTGACCACGAAGGAGCCGCAGGTGGAGCTGCCGGAGACGCGCGAGCTGGCGCTGCTGGCGCTGGGCCGTGTGCACTACCGCCGCGGCGAGTACGCGGACGCGGTGAAGGCGTATGAACGCGTGCCCCGCTACGCGCGCTTCTGGGATCAGGCCCTGTTCGAGAACGGCTTCGCCCGCTTCCAGAACGAGGACTTCGGCGGCGCGCTGGGCAGCCTCCAGGCGCTGCACGCGCCGCAGTTCGAGGGCGCCTTCCAGCCCGAGTCGTGGATCCTCAAGGCGACCGTCTATTACTACTCGTGCCTCTACGACGAGGTGAAGACGACGCTGGCCGCGTTCGACGAGCGCTATGGGCCCATGGCGAAGCAGCTGGAGCCCTTCACCGGCGAGGACGTGGCGCCCATCAACGCCTTCAACCTGGTGGCCTCCGAGAACCGCCGCCTGCCGCGCGCCGTCTACCTGTGGATCCGCAACAACGAGCGCATTCGCGAAGTGATGCGGACCCTGTCGCGCGTGGACCAGGAGAAGCGCGCCATCAGCGAAGGCCCCTGGAAGGGGACGCCGTTCGCCGCGCAGACGGTGGCGTCGCTCGAGGACATCCGCACCACGCTGCTCCAGGTGGGCGGCACGCTGGCGAAGAACCGCATCCAGGAGGCCGCGGACAACCTCCGCACCTTCTCCGACCAGGCGGAGATCATCCGCGTGCAGACGGCGCTGGATGAGAAGGACCTCTTCTCCGAGGGCGTGGACCAGAAGGCGCTGCTCTCCCGCCAGACGCTCTACCGCCCGAAGATGCCCGGCGCGGACTACAACTACTGGCGCTTCCAGGGCGAGTTCTGGATCGACGAGATCGGCTACTACCAGTACACGCTCAAGCGTGGCTGCCCCGCTCGCCAGGAGAAGTAGGCCGGGAAGCAGGCAAGTAGGAGCCGGGCGCACCCGGCACCCTTGAAGACGCATCCAAAGAGGCCCCGCCACCGTGCGTTTGTCACGGGGGACGGGGCCTCTTCGCGTGATGTTGAGTCCTGGAAGTTGCGCCAGCGTGATCGCGTACGCCGGGGCACAAGGCATGTTCCGGGCCACTTCTCAATCTGGGTACCCGCGTCTACTTTCCGTCGTCCCTCCCAACTGGGCAGAAGTTTTCCCAGGCAGGCGAGGCGCGGTTCTCCAGGAGCTCGCATGAAGGTGGTTCTTCGGTTCGGTGCACTGGCGGTGGGCGTCGCGCTCGCGGCCGGTGGGGTGGGGGAGGCGGCGGAGGAGACGGCACCGCCGCGCAAGGTGGCGACGAAGAAGTCCTCCTCGAAGGCGGCGGCCAGGAAGGCCGAGTCCGCGAGCAAGAAGGACAAGGAGGCGGCGAAGAAGGCGGAGCTGCCGCCCGGCGTGGCGCCCCAGGACATGCGCAAGGGCCCGGCGCGGGTGAAGCCGGCCACGGCCAAGTTCGCGGACATGCCGCGCATCGCGGACTCCAAGAAGGACGCGCTGGCGGACAAGAAGCGCGACGAGGCCATTGAAGGCTTCAAGCGCCTCATCCCCAAGCTGCAGGAGACCTCCACGCAGAAGGCGGAGATGCAATACCGCCTGTCGGAGCTCTACTGGGAGAAGTCCAAGTACCTCTACCAGTTGGAGATGGAGAAGTTCCTCGCGGCGGAGAAGGCCTACGACGCCGCCGTGGCGCGCGGGGAGAAGGCCGCCGCGCCGGAGCAGGACCACCGCGAGTCCGAGCGCTACCGCGCGGAGACGATGCGCATCTACGAGGCCATCCTCGCCGAGTACCCGGACTACCCGGCCCGCGACGAGGTCCTCTTCTCCCTGGGCTACAACCTCTACGAGCTCAACCGCCGCGACGACGCGGTGAAGCGCTACGAGGAGCTGATCCGCGACTTCCCGAAGTCACAGTTCGTCCCGGACGCGTACATCCAGCTGGGCAACCACTACTTCGAGAACAACAAGCTCGCGCCCGCCAAGGAGAACTACGAGAAGGCGCGCGACTCCGGCGTTCCCAAGATCTACGCCTACGCCACCTACAAGCTGTCCTGGTGTGACTTCAACGCGGGCGACCTGGACGCGGGCCTGAAGAAGCTCCACGAGGTGGTGGACTACGCGAGCCAGCGCGGCGAGGAGCTGGGCGACCTGCGCACGGAGGCCCTCAACGACCTCACCGTCTTCTACGTCCAGTTGGATCAGCCGAAGGAGGCGCTCGCCTACTTCAAGGAGAAGGCCCCGGCGAAGCGCCAGGGCCGGCTGCTCGCGAAGACGGCCGCGGGCCTGGTGGACGCGGGCCACTTCGACAGCGCCATCCTGGTGTACCGCACGCTCATCGACGATTCGCCCATGGGCGCGAACGCGCCGGAGTACCAGCAGGCGGTGGTGCGCGCGTTCGAGGGCCTTCGCCAGCGCCAGCAGGTCCGCAAGGAGATGAAGCGGATGGTGGACCTCTACCGCCCGGGTGGCGAGTGGTGGACCGCCAACGCCAGCAACGCGGGCGTGCTGCGCAACGCCTTCAGCGTCACCGAAGAGGCCATGCGCGTGATGGTCACCGAGTACCACCAGGAGGCGCAGAAGACGCGCCAGGTGGAGACCTACCGGCTCGCGCGCGACATCTACAAGCAGTACGTGGACGCGTTCGCCTCCAGCGACAACCCGGAGTTCGTGGCGGACTCCGCCTTCAACATCCGCTTCTTCTACGCCGAAATCCTCTGGGCCCTGGAGGAGTGGGAGGCCGCCGCCGGTGAGTACGACGCCGTGGTGGCGTTCAAGATCCCGGACCGCGACTCCGCGAAGGAGGTCTCCAACGAGGCCTACCGCAAGAGCGCCTCGTACAACGCGGTGCTCGCCTACGACAAGCTCGTCAAGATTGAACGCGGCCAGATCGCCAAGAGCGACCTGAAGGACGGCCAGAAGGTCGACGAGAAGAAGGACAAGGGCGACGTCGCCAAGCAGAAGCTGGTGAAGCGCGACGCCAAGGAGCAGGCCGAGCAGCCGCTCACGAAGTTCGAGGACCGGCTGGTCGCCGCGTGCGACACGTACAACACCCTGTTCCCGGGCAACCAGGATGAGATCGACCTGCGCTACCAGGCCGCCGTCATCCTCTACGACCGCGCGCACTTCGTGGACGCGGCCCGCCGCTTCGGGGAGATCATCGAGAAGTTCCCGGAGGAGCGCCGTTCGCGCGACGCCGCGGACCTGACCATGTACGTGCTGGAGAGCCGCGAGGAGTGGCAGGAGCTCAACACGCTCTCGCGCAAGTTCCTCTCCAACAAGAAGCTGTCCAAGCCCGGCTCGGACTTCGCCCTGCGCGTCTCTCGCGTGGTGGAGGGCAGCCAGTACAAGTACGTGGACGAGGTCGTCTACAAGAAGGAGAAGAACCCGGCGAAGGCCGCCGAGGAGTTCCTGTCCTTCGTGACCGAGTTCCCCAAGTCGGAGAACGCGGACCGCGCGCTCACCTACGCGATGGTCATCGCGCAGGAGGCCGGTGAGGTGGACAAGGGCATCACCGCCGGTGAGCGCGTCCTCAAGGAGTACCCGAACAGCAACTTCGAATTGAAGACGCGCTACACGCTGTCCGGCCTCTACGAGAAGGTCGCCGAGTTCAAGAAGGCCGCGGCCATGTCCGAGTCCTTCGTGGCCGAGTACGACGCGGCCCTCAAGGCCCGCGAGTCCCAGTCGAAGAAGGACAAGGAGAAGAAGGCCAAGGCCACCCCCGTCGCGAAGAAGGACGACACGCCGGGCGCCGTGGAGGACGTGGAGTCCAAGCGCGCGCAGAGGGCCGCCGAGCGCAAGGCGCAGGTGGACGCGGCGGGCGAGTGGGTGGCGGATGCCCTCTTCAACGCGGGCGTCTGGTACGACGGCCTGGGCGAGTCCCAGAAGGCCGTGACAGCGTGGAACAACTACCTGGCGCGCTTCAAGGACCGCAAGGACGTGCCGCAGGTGGCCTTCTCCATCGGCCTCGTCTGGGAGAAGGAGAAGAAGTGGGGCGACGCGGCCCGCGCCTTCAACCGGTTCGTGGAGGACTACGGCCGTGACTCGCGCACCGCCGCGGGGCAGGCGTACCTGGCGCGGTACCACGAGCTGCTCGCGTACCAGAAGATGAAGGACGTGCGCGGCCAGGAGAAGGCGCAGGACGAGCTGGTGCGCGGCTGGAACAAGCTGCCGGAGGGCGTGCGCAAGGACACCGCGGTGCTCAACGCGTACGGCCACGCGCGCTTCCTGGCGCTGGAGCCCACGTGGAAGCGCTTCAGCGACATCAAGTTCACGCGCGTCTCCACCATCCGCCGCGACCTGCAGGCCAAGCAGAAGGAGATGCTGCGCGTGGAGAAGGAGTACGCGGCGGTGCTCGCCACGGGCTCCGGCGAGTGGGGCATCGCGGCGCTGACCCGCATCGGCCTCGCGTACGCGGACTTCGCCCGCAACATCATGGACTCGCCGGATCCGTCCGGTCTGGATGACGAACAGCTCAGCATGTACCGCGGCGAGCTGGAGAACCTGGCGATGCCCCTGGAGGAGAAGTCCAACGAGGCGCTGGAGAAGGGCCTCCAGAAGGCCTACGAGCTGGGCATCTACAGCGAGTGGACGCTGGCCGCGCAGGATCAGATCAACACGCTGCGCCCGGGGGCCTACGCCCAGGTGAAGCCGGTGACGTACCGGGGCAGCAGTGATTCGCGCATCGCCTCGGGCGTGCTGAAGGACCTCAACGGCCCCATCAGCGCCTCCGCGGAGCCGAAGCCCGCCGCGACGACTCCCGCGCCGGAAGCCGTGCCGGCCGGGGGCGCGAAGCCCGCGCCGCCCGAGGGCACGCCGGAAGGCTCCGGCGCCGCGAAGCCTGAACCCACCGCGTCGCTCGAGGGGGTGCGGCCGTGAAGACGAACCAGAGCATCGACATCAGCAGCCAGTTGAAGGGGATGGGGACGACGGGGATGAACGGCTTTCGCACCAAGCGCATGTTCCTGGCGGGGGCCTTCGCCTTCGCCTTCACCACGGCCTGCGCCACGGGCCCCAGGCCCACGCCCGTCGCGATGAACGCGGTGGAGAAGCCCGCCGTCACGGTCCCCGCCGCGCCCCCTCCCGCCCCGGCGGAGAAGGACGACGCGGATGGCCAGTTCGCGCAGGCCCTGAAGGCCTACGAGGCCGGTGACCTGGACGCCGCTCGCAAGGGCTTCGAGGCCGTCGTCGACCAGCAGCCCAAGGCGCTCAACGCGCGCTTCAACCTGGGCGTCATCGCGGAGAAGCAGGGCCGGCCGGCGGACGCCCGCGTGGCGTACGAGCAGGTGCTGGCCCTGGATCCGGCGCACACGCCGTCCGTGATGAACCTGGGGCTGATGCACCGGCACGAGGGCCAACTGGACGAGGCCCTCTCGCTGTACACGAAGGCGCTCCAGACGCCGGGCCATGAGCACGATGAGCCCGTGCTCAACGCGCTGGCCGCGACGTACCGGCTGGCGGGCAAGCTGGATGAGGCGGAGGCCACCGGCCGGCGCGTGCTCGCGCGCAGCAAGGACAACCCGGAGGCGTACAAGACGCTGGCGCTGGTGGCGTACGACCGGGGCCAGTACCGCCTGGCGGAGCTCCTGGTCGTCAACGCGCGCAAGGTAGCGCAGGACGACCCGGCCATCTCCAACACGCTGGGGATGATCTACCTGAAGATGGACGACCGTCCGCGCGCCCTGGCCCAGTTCCAGAAGGCCGTGTCGCTGGATGCCAACTTCGCGCCCGGGCACCTCAACCTGGGCGCCCTGGCGCTGAGCTACCGCGACTACGCGGGCGCGGAGAAGGCCTTCACCAAGGCCCTGTCCCTGGAGCCGGACGGCCTGGAGGGCCAGCTGTACCTGGCGTACGCGCTGGACGGGCAGAAGGGCCTGGATCCGAAGAAGGGCGTCGCCGCGGGCGAGGCGTTCGAGAAGGTGCTCGCGCGCGCCGCGGACAAGCCGGAGGCGGTGTGCGGCGCGGGCTGGGCGTACGCGTCCGAGCGCGCGGCCTATGAGAAGGCCATCGCGTTCCTGGACCGCTGCAAGGAGCTGTCCTCCACGACGGATCAGGACAAGCAGCTCATCACCGCCAAGGTGAACGGCCTGCAGAACATGCTCAAGAACCCGCCGCCGGCGCCGGCTCCGGCCGCCACCGCGGAGGCCGGGGGCGAAGAGAAGAAGGACGCTGAA
The sequence above is drawn from the Corallococcus sp. NCRR genome and encodes:
- a CDS encoding outer membrane beta-barrel domain-containing protein, which codes for MRPFRSIALLVAAVPALAFAQGASPAQPPAAPGPDATAPASPSPAEPPERQRTERDAPAVPQSQPEATPATPAAPAVTGEDDTDNAPSSQAPEAQAPAATPPTDAPVLDSGEAPRTTDAQQQRLVNGAPLYNPNVNVHIVQKKRFADEGKHELVLYPAAVQVNGKFTNHVGTALNYVYHLQENFALQVGGQYNWYSDESDFNLELIDKVREQAQAASSLLLQWGAHAGVEVTPLYGKFAFFNNSLAQFSVVLSGGAGIGKTRHLIRPEVANEVDGETYQVPARFGDTGNKFLGEVGGGFRVQFGEHYALRLEVRDLIYTARVDKVDGCNLADFEALEAARAANQPFDGLNLSGSCKVSKFDGVDPKTKKNYREDIILGRDLVAEPSSDVLNNVSFYAGFSVLF
- a CDS encoding tetratricopeptide repeat protein, encoding MSRLLRLLVVLGPLAVPSMALAQQDVGTYNRALSAFNEGKLDTAAPLFAQLAEGQDADLKGKAEFYLAQTFAKKELPVAAFISYAAIVNAGPKHPSYLKAIEGLVDMQQRLDEQNLIPSILNQAYTDEVRDQWVTLPKEVLARINYLVGTASQRRMRFEESRALLEAVPADSRVYAKARYLLGTVLADPRFPGRPGEGETLDKEAIAAFQAVLTTKEPQVELPETRELALLALGRVHYRRGEYADAVKAYERVPRYARFWDQALFENGFARFQNEDFGGALGSLQALHAPQFEGAFQPESWILKATVYYYSCLYDEVKTTLAAFDERYGPMAKQLEPFTGEDVAPINAFNLVASENRRLPRAVYLWIRNNERIREVMRTLSRVDQEKRAISEGPWKGTPFAAQTVASLEDIRTTLLQVGGTLAKNRIQEAADNLRTFSDQAEIIRVQTALDEKDLFSEGVDQKALLSRQTLYRPKMPGADYNYWRFQGEFWIDEIGYYQYTLKRGCPARQEK
- a CDS encoding tetratricopeptide repeat protein produces the protein MKVVLRFGALAVGVALAAGGVGEAAEETAPPRKVATKKSSSKAAARKAESASKKDKEAAKKAELPPGVAPQDMRKGPARVKPATAKFADMPRIADSKKDALADKKRDEAIEGFKRLIPKLQETSTQKAEMQYRLSELYWEKSKYLYQLEMEKFLAAEKAYDAAVARGEKAAAPEQDHRESERYRAETMRIYEAILAEYPDYPARDEVLFSLGYNLYELNRRDDAVKRYEELIRDFPKSQFVPDAYIQLGNHYFENNKLAPAKENYEKARDSGVPKIYAYATYKLSWCDFNAGDLDAGLKKLHEVVDYASQRGEELGDLRTEALNDLTVFYVQLDQPKEALAYFKEKAPAKRQGRLLAKTAAGLVDAGHFDSAILVYRTLIDDSPMGANAPEYQQAVVRAFEGLRQRQQVRKEMKRMVDLYRPGGEWWTANASNAGVLRNAFSVTEEAMRVMVTEYHQEAQKTRQVETYRLARDIYKQYVDAFASSDNPEFVADSAFNIRFFYAEILWALEEWEAAAGEYDAVVAFKIPDRDSAKEVSNEAYRKSASYNAVLAYDKLVKIERGQIAKSDLKDGQKVDEKKDKGDVAKQKLVKRDAKEQAEQPLTKFEDRLVAACDTYNTLFPGNQDEIDLRYQAAVILYDRAHFVDAARRFGEIIEKFPEERRSRDAADLTMYVLESREEWQELNTLSRKFLSNKKLSKPGSDFALRVSRVVEGSQYKYVDEVVYKKEKNPAKAAEEFLSFVTEFPKSENADRALTYAMVIAQEAGEVDKGITAGERVLKEYPNSNFELKTRYTLSGLYEKVAEFKKAAAMSESFVAEYDAALKARESQSKKDKEKKAKATPVAKKDDTPGAVEDVESKRAQRAAERKAQVDAAGEWVADALFNAGVWYDGLGESQKAVTAWNNYLARFKDRKDVPQVAFSIGLVWEKEKKWGDAARAFNRFVEDYGRDSRTAAGQAYLARYHELLAYQKMKDVRGQEKAQDELVRGWNKLPEGVRKDTAVLNAYGHARFLALEPTWKRFSDIKFTRVSTIRRDLQAKQKEMLRVEKEYAAVLATGSGEWGIAALTRIGLAYADFARNIMDSPDPSGLDDEQLSMYRGELENLAMPLEEKSNEALEKGLQKAYELGIYSEWTLAAQDQINTLRPGAYAQVKPVTYRGSSDSRIASGVLKDLNGPISASAEPKPAATTPAPEAVPAGGAKPAPPEGTPEGSGAAKPEPTASLEGVRP
- a CDS encoding tetratricopeptide repeat protein, which translates into the protein MKTNQSIDISSQLKGMGTTGMNGFRTKRMFLAGAFAFAFTTACATGPRPTPVAMNAVEKPAVTVPAAPPPAPAEKDDADGQFAQALKAYEAGDLDAARKGFEAVVDQQPKALNARFNLGVIAEKQGRPADARVAYEQVLALDPAHTPSVMNLGLMHRHEGQLDEALSLYTKALQTPGHEHDEPVLNALAATYRLAGKLDEAEATGRRVLARSKDNPEAYKTLALVAYDRGQYRLAELLVVNARKVAQDDPAISNTLGMIYLKMDDRPRALAQFQKAVSLDANFAPGHLNLGALALSYRDYAGAEKAFTKALSLEPDGLEGQLYLAYALDGQKGLDPKKGVAAGEAFEKVLARAADKPEAVCGAGWAYASERAAYEKAIAFLDRCKELSSTTDQDKQLITAKVNGLQNMLKNPPPAPAPAATAEAGGEEKKDAEATGGAGSSVMNQLPQDANAPEATEETAPAEAAPASDDASGNGQTAPAPAPTP